One window from the genome of Ailuropoda melanoleuca isolate Jingjing chromosome 5, ASM200744v2, whole genome shotgun sequence encodes:
- the ZNF518B gene encoding zinc finger protein 518B → MQIKKMKDIGQQLYTTQVNDGHNSLTMSPKQPNANRATRPDRHEVQALLCQGSEAEAAVMTVATCVKCKSVHKVPLQDLKKGTGPSQKEDKYVCFKCSLGVATPHFHFVNSNPSATPAGNKAEAISGSVGNKFKVRNFKPGKYYCDKCRFSTKDPLQYKKHTLQHEEIKFICSHCSYISYTKGEFQRHLVKHTGIFPYQCEYCDYGAIRNDYIVKHRRRVHERAGGRRPPRAVAKLEPKRISASKQNTEVLKAPNPRTAFQNKLSDQLSRFSLHTNKDKMHNIMLLPESKECQKDVVCIPNKVTLVEPNEGSLFENRSVEVEVLSPAKEPVQPGMPLTVVAPAELVVPANCLAQLIDVKVVNGTQQLVLKLFPLEESNRPEAGGGEGGNSERMTKEKGLAEPEKMVSASQTKSLAMEGSVGKLAGIDSLQSSVQKQLKNVKWVRSYDFFMSNSSVHHHGESLLNPDTVEDFQKKSSPYPHRPALPSLSLKGHSPASVVKNSVFHSLGAASNPFPYKAAVSFAEDGRTSHGDSQQLLPLAASPATMSFSGEKGLLPVSTNNLEPRNEISVPGKMFPSHRKLKDKQTEEHKAVSSTGQISSQHKSEYLHINIPGEDRVRSQPPAEEPLELKNPERTKDSFDGPVISSVFSLSSGSENVPEGVKWSSSTSKIKSIELLRRKIAQLIESCGKPSSLSANSTHRRSVAQPSKGTSKAAPEGIHEINVSFTGTGCPTGAPPKPQDDGGINGPLTPQQVYPRFIEGSSEKTESRVTRKGHVATPVLIPKGAVLRVLNSSEDAHIIEATCEAPVSIPCSETQLLKPIPFCPVRQTDSDLQSLTSESGPIDMSQNVDIPLRPKPRKESAICSTMPKKTGPLHGQQGSSDLSKQGRLLSRSLPISKNKTKQVNSSKKKSKIQADPSRYLKDPSIFQVARQLRLIAAKPDQLIKCPRRNQPVIVLNHPDVDSPEVTNVMKVINKYKGNVLKVVLSERTRCQLGIRRHHVRLTYQNVEEANQIKRQMMLKMKLKKVHKNNYQVVDSLPDDSSQCLFKCWFCGRLYEDQEEWMSHGQRHLIEATRDWDVLSSKGK, encoded by the coding sequence atgcaaataaagaagATGAAGGATATTGGACAGCAGTTATATACCACCCAAGTGAATGACGGACATAATTCCTTGACCATGTCCCCCAAACAACCAAATGCTAATAGAGCGACTCGACCAGACAGACACGAAGTGCAAGCTCTTTTGTGTCAAGGCTCAGAGGCAGAGGCTGCCGTGATGACCGTTGCTACGTGTGTGAAGTGCAAAAGTGTTCACAAAGTCCCGCTTCAAGATTTGAAAAAGGGTACTGGGCCAAGCCAGAAGGAAGACAAATACGTTTGCTTCAAATGCAGCCTCGGTGTGGCTActccccattttcattttgtgaacAGTAATCCCAGTGCTACTCCCGCAGGAAATAAAGCCGAAGCCATCTCCGGTTCCGTCGGTAACAAATTTAAGGTAAGGAACTTTAAGCCAGGCAAATACTATTGCGACAAGTGTCGATTTTCCACAAAGGATCCTCTGCAGTACAAAAAGCACACGCTTCAACACGAAGAGATTAAATTCATCTGTTCTCACTGCAGCTACATTTCCTACACGAAAGGGGAGTTCCAGAGGCACCTCGTGAAACACACAGGCATATTCCCTTATCAGTGCGAGTACTGCGACTACGGCGCCATCAGGAATGACTACATCGTCAAACACCGGCGCAGAGTGCACGAGAGGGCTGGGGGAAGGCGGCCGCCCAGAGCTGTTGCCAAGCTGGAGCCAAAAAGAATCAGCGCATCGAAACAAAACACGGAGGTCTTAAAAGCTCCCAATCCAAGGActgcatttcaaaataagttgtCGGATCAACTCTCCAGGTTCTCCCTCCAcacaaataaagacaaaatgcACAATATCATGTTGTTGCCTGAATCAAAGGAATGCCAAAAAGACGTAGTGTGTATTCCAAATAAAGTGACCCTGGTGGAGCCAAACGAAGGCAGTCTGTTTGAGAACAGAAGCGTGGAGGTGGAAGTGTTGTCGCCAGCGAAAGAGCCCGTCCAGCCGGGAATGCCGTTAACGGTGGTGGCACCGGCAGAGCTCGTGGTCCCTGCAAACTGCTTAGCACAGTTGATAGATGTGAAGGTCGTCAACGGGACCCAGCAGCTTGTCCTGAAACTGTTTCCTCTGGAAGAAAGTAACCGCCCTGAAGCTGGTGGGGGCGAAGGGGGTAATTCTGAGCGTATGACTAAAGAGAAGGGTTTGGCCGAACCAGAAAAAATGGTTTCTGCAAGCCAGACAAAGTCACTGGCGATGGAAGGCAGCGTTGGGAAATTGGCAGGCATTGATAGTCTTCAGTCGTCAGTTCAGAAACAGCTTAAAAATGTGAAGTGGGTCAGGTCTTATGATTTTTTCATGTCAAATTCTAGTGTGCACCACCACGGAGAATCCCTCCTCAACCCAGATACAGTTGAGGATTTCCAGAAGAAAAGTAGTCCGTATCCACATAGAccagctcttccttctctctccttaaaAGGTCATTCTCCAGCATCTGTAGTGAAAAACAGTGTTTTCCACAGTCTCGGAGCTGCATCAAACCCTTTTCCATATAAAGCTGCTGTTTCTTTTGCTGAAGATGGAAGGACCTCACATGGTGACTCACAGCAGTTACTTCCCTTGGCTGCGTCACCTGCAACCATGTCCTTCTCTGGAGAAAAGGGCTTGTTGCCTGTAAGTACAAATAACTTGGAACCTAGAAATGAGATCAGTGTTCCTGGAAAAATGTTTCCCTCTCATAGGAAGTTGAAAGACAAGCAGACAGAGGAACACAAGGCAGTTTCGAGTACAGGCCAGATTTCCTCTCAACATAAAAGCGAGTATTTACACATAAATATACCAGGAGAAGACAGAGTCAGGTCTCAGCCACCCGCGGAGGAGCCTTTGGAATTAAAGAATCCTGAACGGACTAAGGACTCTTTCGATGGTCCAGTCATCTCGTCAGTATTTTCTCTGAGCTCTGGGTCTGAAAACGTCCCTGAGGGCGTTAAGTGGAGTAGTTCAACGTCCAAAATAAAGTCAATTGAACTCTTGCGCAGAAAGATAGCTCAGTTAATCGAGTCCTGTGGCAAGCCGTCATCTTTGTCCGCAAATAGCACACATCGCCGTTCTGTAGCGCAGCCATCAAAGGGCACCTCGAAAGCTGCTCCTGAAGGTATTCACGAAATTAACGTGTCATTTACTGGCACTGGCTGTCCCACAGGTGCGCCCCCAAAACCGCAGGATGATGGTGGCATTAACGGGCCGCTCACTCCTCAGCAGGTCTACCCACGGTTTATAGAAGGCAGCAGTgagaaaactgaaagcagagtAACCAGGAAGGGCCATGTTGCTACTCCAGTATTGATCCCCAAAGGGGCTGTGTTGAGGGTTCTTAATTCTTCTGAAGATGCCCACATTATAGAGGCGACGTGTGAAGCCCCCGTCAGCATACCTTGCAGTGAGACACAGCTGTTAAAACCCATTCCGTTCTGCCCAGTGAGACAGACAGACTCAGACTTACAGTCTTTGACCAGTGAAAGTGGGCCAATAGATATGTCCCAAAATGTTGATATACCTCTTCGGCCAAAACCAAGAAAGGAGAGTGCTATTTGTAGCACCATGCCTAAAAAAACTGGCCCTTTGCACGGTCAGCAAGGAAGCAGTGACCTGAGTAAGCAAGGCAGACTGCTTTCCAGAAGTCTTcccataagtaaaaataaaaccaaacaagtGAACTCAtccaagaagaaaagcaaaatccaGGCTGATCCCAGCCGCTATCTCAAGGATCCTTCAATTTTTCAGGTTGCAAGACAGCTTCGACTGATTGCCGCTAAACCAGACCAGTTGATTAAATGCCCCCGTCGGAACCAGCCCGTCATTGTGTTAAATCATCCTGATGTTGACTCTCCGGAAGTGACCAATGTGATGAAGGTAATCAACAAGTACAAAGGCAATGTCCTCAAAGTCGTCTTATCGGAGAGGACTAGGTGTCAATTAGGCATCAGACGGCATCATGTTCGCCTGACGTACCAGAACGTGGAGGAGGCCAATCAGATAAAAAGGCAAATGATGttgaaaatgaaacttaaaaaagtTCATAAAAACAACTACCAGGTGGTGGATTCCTTGCCTGATGACTCATCACAGTGTCTATTTAAGTGCTGGTTTTGTGGGCGGCTGTATGAAGACCAGGAAGAGTGGATGAGTCATGGCCAACGGCACTTGATAGAGGCAACTAGGGATTGGGATGTTCTTTCTTCCAAgggcaaataa